The region CGCCCGGATCGGCGATACGCATCTGGCAATGATGCCGGCGCGCGATGGCGCGAGCTTCCTCGCGAGCGCTTGGCGGCTCGTCCATCCGCTTTCCGAGCTGACGCGCGCAGATTTCTACGGTCACGATGGCCGCCTCGAGGATGAGGCGGCTTTTCGCGCCCGGGTCTTCGAGACGGCCCAGCACAAGCGCGAGTTATCCGCCCTGAGGCGGATCCAGACCCGCATGACGGCCAGTACGCCCTGGGGACCGTCGCAGCTTGCGACCGTCTACGCGGAGGGGATCGTGTCCCATATGACGGCTGGCCATGGCGGGTTTCATCTGTCGGCCGAACGGAATCTTCGCGTCTCCCCGTTGCTGCGAAAGTCCTCGCACTGGTACGAGGAGGATGCCGAATGGGCCATCGTCGCCCTCTCCTTCCCGGAGCTCTTCACCTCATACGAGCGCAAAGGTGCGGACGAGACATTCCGCAACAGCTGGCCGACC is a window of Agrobacterium cucumeris DNA encoding:
- a CDS encoding DUF7007 domain-containing protein, with the protein product MRTSELQHEPVSALEDLDVEFGVSADGFPVARIGDTHLAMMPARDGASFLASAWRLVHPLSELTRADFYGHDGRLEDEAAFRARVFETAQHKRELSALRRIQTRMTASTPWGPSQLATVYAEGIVSHMTAGHGGFHLSAERNLRVSPLLRKSSHWYEEDAEWAIVALSFPELFTSYERKGADETFRNSWPTAWEEIHGRELGSGQSWTKDRQAFERRHAGDWVVVSAIYSSHYADMTEVVATRGGMRDQRADERRFLVPSAEYATRGPFGFVIDEQRHAVYDGPSDFIGWQWRRTGT